A window of Candidatus Hydrogenedentota bacterium genomic DNA:
CCACGAGCAAAACCGCCGTTTGGGCATGGCCAACCAGATGCTGGCCGCACGGGCCTCTCGGATATACCTCAGTTTTCCCGACACGAAAGGGGATTTCCCCGCCGAGCGCGCCACCTTCGTGGGTAATCCGGTCCGGCCCGAGTTTGTCATGCCGCCATCGCGCGAAGAGGCCTGCGCCACCTTTCAGCTCGATCCCGAGCGCCCGGTCGTGCTGGTCTGCGGCGGAAGCCAGGGCGCCCGCCAAATCAACGAGGCCGTTGAGGTCCGCCTGGATGACTGGATGTCCCGAGGAATCCAGTTGATCTGGGCATCGGGCCACGGCGACATCGAAGGGCTGCGCAAGCGGACTGAGCGGTACCGGAGCGGCCTCCGGCTCCATGCCTTTCTGGACGATATGGTTTCGGCCTGCGCCGCCGCCGATCTGGTGGTGGGCCGCTCCGGCGCGTCGACCACGGCCGAGCTCGCGGTGTTGGGAAAGCCCTGTATTCTGGTACCCTACCCCCTGGCGACCGACAACCATCAGGCGCAGAACGCAGCGGCCTTCGAGGAGGCCGGCGCCGGTCGCGTCCTCGCCGATTCGGACTGCACCGGCGATGCGCTCTTTGACGCGGTCACGGCGATGTTGGACGACGTGGAAGCCCTGGCGCGGATGGGTGCCGCAGCGCGCACGCTGGCGCGACCCGTGGCGGCCGACGCCATCTCGGAAGGAATCATGATGCTCGTGTTTGGTGGAACGCCCGAGTCCGGCGCCGCCCCGATGGATGGTACGGTTGAAGAGAGGACCGCCGACCTTGAGTCTTCTTAGCAATACCGTGCAGAACGCGCCGGTCGGCTACTTTCCCATACGGATAGACGCCCTCCAGAACGACCTGGCCACCGGCTTCAGCCTGTATCTCCAGCCGCAGCCCGGTCGCGCGCCCGTGCTGTATCGCGATCCCAGTCTCCCCTTTACGGAGGAGATCCGCCGCCGTCTGCAAGCCAATCAGGTTGAAGAGCTTCTCGTGCAGCGGAGTGATCGCCAGGCCTGGCTGAGCTATACCGAAAAGATCCTGCCCGAGTATCTTTCAGATTCGTCCCACACCGTCAACGAACGGGCCACCCTGCTGTATGAGTCGGCCCAGGGCCTCGTCCAGGAGATTCTGCAGAAGCCGGACATGGGGGAGATGGTGCAACAG
This region includes:
- the murG gene encoding undecaprenyldiphospho-muramoylpentapeptide beta-N-acetylglucosaminyltransferase, giving the protein MRIMITGGGTGGHTSPAIAVFEELSRRDPQLRTQWVGCKGKIEERICRQRAIPFRSLPISGWPRKRGIRQIWVGARLALSLLHAVLLLRSFKPQVVFGVGGYVSLPLMMAAQRLGIPTVIHEQNRRLGMANQMLAARASRIYLSFPDTKGDFPAERATFVGNPVRPEFVMPPSREEACATFQLDPERPVVLVCGGSQGARQINEAVEVRLDDWMSRGIQLIWASGHGDIEGLRKRTERYRSGLRLHAFLDDMVSACAAADLVVGRSGASTTAELAVLGKPCILVPYPLATDNHQAQNAAAFEEAGAGRVLADSDCTGDALFDAVTAMLDDVEALARMGAAARTLARPVAADAISEGIMMLVFGGTPESGAAPMDGTVEERTADLESS